The following coding sequences lie in one Arabidopsis thaliana chromosome 3, partial sequence genomic window:
- a CDS encoding Cysteine proteinases superfamily protein (Cysteine proteinases superfamily protein; FUNCTIONS IN: cysteine-type peptidase activity, cysteine-type endopeptidase activity; INVOLVED IN: proteolysis; LOCATED IN: anchored to membrane; EXPRESSED IN: 22 plant structures; EXPRESSED DURING: 13 growth stages; CONTAINS InterPro DOMAIN/s: Peptidase C1A, papain (InterPro:IPR013128), Proteinase inhibitor I29, cathepsin propeptide (InterPro:IPR013201), Peptidase C1A, papain C-terminal (InterPro:IPR000668), Peptidase, cysteine peptidase active site (InterPro:IPR000169); BEST Arabidopsis thaliana protein match is: Cysteine proteinases superfamily protein (TAIR:AT3G19400.1); Has 7750 Blast hits to 7646 proteins in 706 species: Archae - 41; Bacteria - 178; Metazoa - 3340; Fungi - 4; Plants - 1867; Viruses - 137; Other Eukaryotes - 2183 (source: NCBI BLink).), protein MAISFRTLALLTLSVLLISISLGVVTATESQRNEGEVLTMYEQWLVENGKNYNGLGEKERRFKIFKDNLKRIEEHNSDPNRSYERGLNKFSDLTADEFQASYLGGKMEKKSLSDVAERYQYKEGDVLPDEVDWRERGAVVPRVKRQGECGSCWAFAATGAVEGINQITTGELVSLSEQELIDCDRGNDNFGCAGGGAVWAFEFIKENGGIVSDEVYGYTGEDTAACKAIEMKTTRVVTINGHEVVPVNDEMSLKKAVAYQPISVMISAANMSDYKSGVYKGACSNLWGDHNVLIVGYGTSSDEGDYWLIRNSWGPEWGEGGYLRLQRNFHEPTGKCAVAVAPVYPIKSNSSSHLLSPSVFKLVVLFVFQLISLALL, encoded by the exons ATGGCAATAAGTTTTAGAACTCTAGCTCTTTTGACCCTCTCGGTGTTACTAATTTCCATATCTCTCGGCGTCGTCACAGCAACAGAGTCGCAGAGGAATGAAGGGGAGGTGCTTACAATGTACGAGCAATGGCTTGTAGAGAATGGGAAGAACTATAACGGTCttggagagaaggagagacgGTTCAAGATCTTCAAAGACAACTTGAAGCGCATCGAAGAACACAATTCAGATCCAAACCGGAGTTATGAACGCGGGTTGAACAAGTTTTCGGATCTAACGGCTGATGAGTTTCAAGCTAGTTACTTAGGTGGGAAGATGGAAAAGAAAAGCCTATCAGATGTAGCGGAGAGGTATCAGTACAAAGAAGGAGATGTTTTACCTGATGAAGTTGATTGGAGGGAGAGAGGAGCAGTTGTTCCAAGAGTCAAAAGACAAGGAGAGTGTG gaagtTGTTGGGCGTTTGCCGCGACTGGAGCGGTGGAAGGTATAAACCAGATCACAACCGGAGAATTAGTATCTTTATCGGAACAAGAACTCATTGACTGCGATAGAGGGAACGACAACTTTGGATGTGCTGGTGGTGGAGCAGTATGGGCCTTTGAGTTCATTAAGGAGAACGGTGGTATTGTATCCGATGAAGTTTATGGTTATACCGGTGAAGATACTGCCGCATGCAAGGCCATTGAG ATGAAAACCACTCGGGTTGTTACCATTAATGGTCATGAGGTTGTTCCTGTAAACGATGAGATGTCTTTGAAGAAAGCTGTTGCTTATCAACCTATTAGTGTTATGATATCAGCTGCAAACATGAGCGACTACAAATCT GGTGTGTATAAAGGAGCATGTAGTAATTTGTGGGGAGATCACAATGTGCTAATTGTGGGGTATGGAACATCATCAGATGAAGGAGACTACTGGCTTATTCGTAATTCTTGGGGACCAGAGTGGGGAGAAGGCGGGTACCTTAGGCTTCAACGTAACTTCCATGAACCAACCGGGAAATGTGCAGTCGCTGTAGCTCCTGTATACCCAATCAAGTCGAACTCTTCATCTCATTTGTTGTCTCCAAGTGTGTTTAAATTggttgttttatttgtttttcagttGATTAGTTTGGCCTTGCTTTGA
- a CDS encoding uncharacterized protein (unknown protein; BEST Arabidopsis thaliana protein match is: Protein of unknown function (DUF295) (TAIR:AT5G53240.1); Has 56 Blast hits to 56 proteins in 2 species: Archae - 0; Bacteria - 0; Metazoa - 0; Fungi - 0; Plants - 56; Viruses - 0; Other Eukaryotes - 0 (source: NCBI BLink).), producing MKEMGTIRSSHDWVATSKDDGVLRLQDDLNSVASDRDPRRSLRPHASLPNQNCYQRINAIILRMDSVVAIQNAAWSSFLWVELVVVVKFLGSQFSIIDPLKAKISSGSSSQTPAPSPPVSLVQER from the exons ATGAAAGAAATGGGAACGATCAGGTCATCTCATGACTGGGTAGCTACTTCAAAGGACGATGGAGTTCTGCGTCTCCAAGATGACTTAAACTCGGTTGCGTCGGACAGAGATCCAAGACGCAGCTTGCGACCTCATGCCTCATTGccaaaccaaaattgttaCCAACGTATTAATGCCATTATCCTTAGGATGGATTCTGTTGTGGCGATTCAAAACGCAGCTTG GTCATCATTTCTTTGGGTGGAGCTGGTTGTGGTTGTCAAGTTCTTGGGATCTCAATTTAGCATTATAGATCCGCTCAAAGCAAAAATTTCAAGTGGATCATCATCGCAAACCCCTGCTCCTTCCCCTCCCGTGTCATTAGTCCAAGAAAGATGA
- a CDS encoding Ribosomal protein S14p/S29e family protein (Ribosomal protein S14p/S29e family protein; FUNCTIONS IN: structural constituent of ribosome; INVOLVED IN: translation; LOCATED IN: cytosolic small ribosomal subunit, ribosome; EXPRESSED IN: cultured cell; CONTAINS InterPro DOMAIN/s: Ribosomal protein S14 (InterPro:IPR001209); BEST Arabidopsis thaliana protein match is: Ribosomal protein S14p/S29e family protein (TAIR:AT4G33865.1); Has 986 Blast hits to 986 proteins in 355 species: Archae - 225; Bacteria - 0; Metazoa - 331; Fungi - 136; Plants - 156; Viruses - 0; Other Eukaryotes - 138 (source: NCBI BLink).), which produces MGHSNVWNSHPKKYGPGSRLCRVCGNSHGLIRKYGLNCCRQCFRSNAKEIGFIKYR; this is translated from the exons ATGGGTCACTCTAATGTCTGGAACTCTCATCCGAAGAAGTACGGTCCTGGATCTCGTTTATG CCGTGTGTGCGGGAACTCACACGGGCTTATCAGGAAGTATGGTTTGAATTGCTGCAGACAGTGTTTCCGCAGTAACGCCAAGGAGATCGGATTCATTAAG TACCGTTAA